From Fibrobacterota bacterium, the proteins below share one genomic window:
- the eda gene encoding bifunctional 4-hydroxy-2-oxoglutarate aldolase/2-dehydro-3-deoxy-phosphogluconate aldolase, giving the protein MRPVFDRLASIRLMPVVIIDRAEDAWPLAQALKAGGLPCAEVTFRTDAAEGAIRSIAKDKDICLGAGTILQPDQVDRAMAAGAAYIVTPGFNAKVVRRCRELGIPVFPGVATPTEIQMALDEGVDVVKFFPAENLGGIKTLKAIGAPYSMVRFIPTGGIDLAKLPDYLAYKAVIAVGGSFMVAPELLRTGNWDEVTRLSANAVALAKAGK; this is encoded by the coding sequence ATGCGCCCCGTATTCGACAGGCTCGCTTCCATACGCCTCATGCCCGTGGTCATCATCGATCGGGCCGAGGACGCCTGGCCCTTGGCCCAGGCCCTTAAGGCCGGCGGGCTTCCCTGCGCGGAAGTCACCTTCCGCACCGACGCCGCCGAGGGCGCCATCCGGTCCATCGCCAAGGACAAGGATATCTGCCTGGGAGCCGGCACCATCCTCCAGCCCGATCAAGTCGATCGGGCCATGGCCGCCGGGGCCGCCTATATCGTCACGCCGGGCTTCAATGCCAAGGTCGTGCGGCGTTGCCGCGAGCTCGGCATACCCGTTTTCCCCGGCGTCGCCACGCCCACGGAAATCCAGATGGCCCTCGACGAAGGCGTCGATGTCGTGAAATTCTTCCCGGCCGAGAACTTGGGCGGTATCAAAACCTTGAAGGCCATCGGAGCGCCCTATTCCATGGTCCGTTTCATCCCCACCGGTGGCATCGATCTGGCCAAGCTGCCGGATTACCTGGCCTACAAGGCGGTGATCGCGGTGGGCGGATCGTTCATGGTCGCCCCCGAACTGCTGAGGACCGGCAACTGGGACGAAGTTACGCGCCTGTCGGCGAACGCCGTGGCGCTCGCGAAGGCCGGAAAATAA
- a CDS encoding helix-turn-helix domain-containing protein, protein MTDDTESTQTLDANENEKSEQAVPEAAPGKTRVYDFSILRNLRKAQGFTIADIAQASGISTAVISRIERNQAVPELDTLSRLGKAFGISATDLLGLAEFRTAQTTHSQHYVSGGFQFQHINFINIQCFLGSAMAGGTVNRPEVHHNDHEICWVLQGSIEMVLNDEQHVLKEGDALQFDAVLPHSYRALSDCRILTLHIRKGKQI, encoded by the coding sequence ATGACGGACGATACCGAATCCACGCAAACCCTGGATGCCAACGAGAACGAGAAATCGGAGCAAGCAGTCCCGGAGGCCGCTCCGGGAAAGACGCGCGTATACGATTTTTCCATCCTGCGCAATCTCCGCAAGGCCCAGGGCTTCACCATCGCGGACATAGCCCAGGCCTCGGGAATTTCCACCGCGGTCATTTCGCGCATCGAGCGCAACCAGGCGGTTCCCGAGCTGGACACGCTTTCGCGCTTGGGCAAAGCCTTCGGGATCTCGGCCACCGATCTTCTGGGCTTGGCTGAATTCCGCACCGCCCAAACCACCCACTCGCAGCATTACGTATCGGGCGGCTTCCAGTTCCAGCACATCAACTTCATCAACATCCAATGCTTCCTGGGATCGGCCATGGCCGGGGGCACGGTCAACCGTCCCGAGGTGCATCACAACGATCACGAAATCTGCTGGGTGCTCCAGGGCAGCATCGAAATGGTCCTTAACGACGAGCAACACGTTTTGAAGGAAGGGGACGCCTTGCAGTTCGATGCGGTGCTACCGCATTCCTATCGCGCTTTATCCGACTGCCGCATCCTTACCCTGCATATCCGCAAGGGCAAGCAAATCTGA
- a CDS encoding NADH:flavin oxidoreductase — protein MQADIKRITSIKSPASFRERMVELGLDLPIEDSIQKAPDSPLAQSLDVAGFRIGNRWAIHPMEGWDATSNGRPTPDLIRRWRRFGESGAKLLWGMEAIAIRADGRANPNQLLANPSTMAELAEAAHQALEAHARSFGTAADVLWGFQLTHSGRFCRPRDKEKLEPKLAYAHPILNPKFGLPMDYPVLSDDDVKDLVEHYVEAARLADQAGVPFVDIKQCHGYLGHEFLSAFTRKGKYGGETLEERSTFAREIIAGIRQVAPRLILGVRVSAFDFVPFKPDPVLANGGNLGPGTPEDYSACLPYKYGFGVDRENPVQYDLAETAQYLALLKAWGVAIVNISAGSPYYNPHIQRPALFPPSDGYQPAEDPIINVERQIQAVRKLKAAVPDMPLVSSGLTYLQEYMPQVAQALVRQGWTDFAGMGRMVLSYPRIIADSLEKGSLETKAICRTFSDCTTAPRNGIKSGCYPLDEYYRKRDEGEQLRKLKKDLKEKFKQVQEPKEVA, from the coding sequence ATGCAAGCGGATATTAAAAGAATTACGTCGATTAAGTCCCCAGCCTCATTCCGTGAACGGATGGTGGAACTGGGATTAGACCTGCCCATTGAGGATTCCATCCAGAAGGCGCCGGATTCGCCCTTGGCCCAAAGCCTGGACGTGGCGGGTTTCCGCATCGGCAATCGTTGGGCCATCCATCCGATGGAGGGTTGGGATGCGACGTCGAACGGTCGTCCTACTCCGGATCTGATCCGTCGCTGGCGGCGCTTCGGGGAGTCCGGCGCCAAACTATTGTGGGGCATGGAAGCGATCGCGATACGCGCGGACGGGCGCGCGAACCCCAACCAATTGCTGGCGAACCCAAGTACCATGGCCGAGCTTGCCGAGGCCGCCCATCAGGCCCTGGAGGCGCACGCCCGATCCTTCGGTACCGCCGCGGACGTGCTCTGGGGTTTCCAGCTGACCCATTCAGGCCGTTTTTGCCGCCCCCGCGATAAAGAGAAGCTCGAGCCCAAGCTGGCCTACGCCCATCCCATCCTCAATCCGAAGTTCGGATTGCCCATGGATTATCCCGTCCTGTCCGACGACGATGTCAAGGATCTGGTCGAGCATTACGTGGAGGCGGCCAGGTTGGCCGATCAGGCCGGCGTGCCCTTCGTGGATATCAAGCAATGCCATGGTTACCTGGGCCATGAATTCCTCTCCGCCTTTACCCGCAAGGGGAAATACGGGGGCGAGACCCTGGAAGAGCGGTCCACCTTCGCTCGTGAAATCATCGCCGGCATCCGCCAGGTCGCGCCGCGGCTCATCCTCGGGGTGCGGGTCTCGGCTTTCGACTTCGTGCCTTTCAAGCCCGACCCGGTATTGGCCAACGGCGGCAACCTAGGGCCGGGCACGCCCGAGGATTATTCCGCTTGCCTTCCCTATAAGTACGGCTTCGGGGTGGACAGGGAAAATCCCGTGCAATACGATCTGGCCGAGACCGCGCAATACCTAGCCCTTCTCAAGGCCTGGGGCGTGGCTATCGTCAACATTTCCGCCGGCTCGCCATATTACAATCCGCACATCCAACGCCCGGCGCTGTTCCCGCCTTCCGACGGGTATCAGCCCGCGGAGGATCCCATCATCAATGTGGAGCGGCAAATCCAAGCCGTGCGCAAGCTCAAGGCCGCCGTCCCGGATATGCCCCTGGTCAGCTCGGGGCTTACCTATCTGCAAGAGTACATGCCGCAAGTGGCCCAGGCGCTGGTCCGCCAGGGATGGACCGATTTCGCGGGAATGGGCCGCATGGTGCTGTCTTACCCGCGCATCATCGCCGATTCCCTGGAAAAGGGAAGCCTCGAGACCAAGGCCATTTGCCGCACCTTTTCGGATTGCACCACCGCGCCGCGCAACGGCATCAAATCGGGCTGCTATCCCCTGGACGAGTACTACCGCAAGCGCGACGAGGGCGAGCAGTTGCGGAAGTTGAAGAAGGACCTGAAGGAAAAGTTCAAGCAGGTCCAGGAACCCAAGGAAGTGGCCTAG
- a CDS encoding 3-ketoacyl-ACP reductase → MVTHKVAAITGGGRGIGLGISTALAREGFSLALCGRKEEKDVESLADLRALGVEVHYLQANVAAASERTGFLESIRGRFGRLDVLVNNAGIAPRARADILDAGEESFDELIEVNLKGPYFLTQLAAKWMIAQRREDPSRSPAIVNVSSISATLASTNRGDYCLAKAALGMSNQLWAARLAEFGIPVYEVRPGIIKTDMTAGVAAKYDALISGGLVPQGRWGFPEDVGKAVAMLARGDLPYSTGQVIMVDGGLTVPRL, encoded by the coding sequence ATCGTGACCCATAAAGTTGCAGCAATCACCGGCGGCGGACGAGGTATCGGCTTAGGGATCTCTACGGCATTGGCTCGGGAAGGTTTCTCCCTGGCCCTATGCGGGCGTAAGGAGGAGAAGGATGTGGAATCCCTCGCGGATTTGCGCGCTCTCGGCGTCGAGGTTCATTACCTGCAGGCCAACGTCGCGGCGGCATCCGAACGGACCGGATTCCTGGAAAGCATCCGGGGTCGCTTCGGCCGATTGGACGTCCTGGTCAATAATGCCGGGATCGCTCCACGGGCGCGCGCCGACATCCTTGACGCGGGCGAAGAGAGCTTCGATGAGTTGATCGAAGTGAACCTGAAGGGCCCTTATTTCCTGACCCAACTCGCCGCCAAATGGATGATCGCCCAGCGGCGCGAAGACCCTTCCCGTTCCCCGGCCATCGTGAACGTCTCGTCCATATCGGCTACCCTGGCATCGACCAATCGCGGCGATTATTGCCTGGCCAAGGCGGCTTTGGGCATGTCCAACCAGCTATGGGCCGCGCGCCTGGCCGAGTTCGGCATCCCGGTGTACGAGGTAAGACCCGGCATCATCAAAACCGACATGACCGCCGGCGTGGCCGCCAAGTACGACGCCTTGATCTCCGGTGGACTAGTGCCCCAAGGCCGCTGGGGTTTTCCCGAAGACGTGGGCAAGGCCGTGGCCATGCTGGCGCGCGGCGATCTTCCCTATTCCACCGGCCAGGTGATCATGGTGGACGGCGGTCTCACCGTTCCGCGGCTTTGA
- a CDS encoding serine/threonine protein kinase, producing MDFSFDTITNWLTAGKNQVPERGSEYLEVYRQAVEVDFKAYDPGLSLGKWLGSGGFCDVFLIPLVNVHGKGPQTVVLRVLRPSLYRTPDTMANNRVVKTFLAEIFYNTYLTSQNVRNVVKIFDFGNLHNKHYFTMMDYVDGPNFSDLIKRGPKNVQELMRRIIFINAVAGVVGELHFRGIIHRDLKPSNIIVKGWEPYLSDLGAARWMHVKDDVGDEQQTVLGTPSHMSYEQLDGDFYKVDHRTDIFSLGAMAAYAFTGVYPFAKREEINYREEGISSLSKVEPELPEIPFRKGEVLRNVLMRCMHRDIEQRPKSVVEFQHALSTWILEL from the coding sequence ATGGACTTCTCCTTCGACACCATCACCAACTGGCTTACGGCGGGCAAAAACCAGGTTCCGGAGCGCGGCAGCGAATACCTGGAAGTCTACCGCCAGGCGGTCGAGGTCGATTTCAAGGCCTACGATCCCGGCCTCAGCTTGGGCAAATGGCTGGGCTCGGGCGGCTTCTGCGACGTCTTCCTGATCCCCCTGGTGAACGTGCACGGCAAGGGCCCGCAGACGGTGGTTTTGCGGGTGTTGCGTCCGTCGCTCTACCGCACCCCGGACACCATGGCCAACAACCGCGTGGTGAAAACCTTCCTGGCCGAGATCTTCTACAACACCTACCTCACTTCGCAGAACGTGCGCAACGTGGTGAAGATTTTCGATTTCGGGAACCTGCACAACAAGCACTACTTCACCATGATGGATTACGTGGACGGCCCGAACTTCTCCGACCTCATCAAGCGCGGTCCGAAGAACGTGCAAGAGCTGATGCGGCGCATCATCTTCATCAACGCCGTGGCGGGAGTGGTGGGGGAGCTGCATTTCCGGGGAATCATCCATCGCGATCTAAAGCCCAGCAACATCATCGTGAAGGGATGGGAACCCTACCTTTCCGATTTGGGGGCCGCGCGTTGGATGCACGTGAAGGACGACGTGGGCGACGAGCAGCAGACGGTGCTGGGGACCCCCTCGCACATGTCCTACGAGCAACTCGACGGCGACTTCTACAAGGTGGATCACCGCACCGACATCTTCTCCCTCGGGGCCATGGCCGCCTATGCCTTCACCGGCGTCTATCCCTTCGCGAAGCGCGAGGAGATCAACTACCGCGAGGAAGGCATTTCGTCCCTTTCCAAAGTCGAGCCCGAGTTGCCGGAGATCCCGTTCCGCAAGGGCGAGGTCCTGCGCAACGTGCTCATGCGCTGCATGCACCGCGACATTGAGCAGCGTCCCAAGTCGGTGGTAGAATTCCAGCATGCCCTTAGCACTTGGATCCTGGAACTGTAA
- a CDS encoding glycoside hydrolase family 88 protein has translation MMEIRASLKPADLAPKLERMWGLSAAKIRAIEKDWDPAKGSPVFTIKGRYASQGWTEWTQGFVFGSALLQFDATHDSEFLSLGREHTFRDMAGHVTHFGVHDHGFNNVSTYGNLWRLLGEGRLKADGREREFYELALKASGAVQAKRWTKIAGGRGFIHSFNGPHSLFADTIRSLRSLALAHKLGHVAMDEGDARISLLKRLVEHASVTAEFSLFYGMGRDVYDTPDQRGRTAHEIIFNTLDGRYRCPNSQQGYSPFSTWTRGLAWVMLGYAEELEFLQTLSDAELDAVGGRGAVEAMMMNAAKAACDFYIAHTPTDGIPYWDTGAPNLHKLGDYLARPAEPFNGHEPVDSSAAAIASQGLLRFGRFMRARGEAAQGDKYWSAGMTVADRLLSEPYLSTDLAHQGLLLHSVYHRPNGWDYVPAGANMTGTKASGDKPDGKATDGKATDGKVPYGESSQWGDYHLREVGLYLQRIIKGGKYYAFYGA, from the coding sequence ATGATGGAAATCCGCGCCTCCCTCAAACCCGCCGATCTCGCGCCCAAGCTGGAGCGCATGTGGGGGCTTTCCGCCGCCAAGATAAGGGCCATCGAAAAAGACTGGGATCCCGCCAAGGGCTCTCCGGTCTTTACCATAAAGGGCCGTTACGCCTCGCAAGGCTGGACCGAATGGACCCAGGGCTTCGTGTTCGGATCCGCCTTGTTGCAATTCGATGCGACCCACGATTCGGAATTCCTGTCCTTGGGCCGGGAGCATACCTTCCGGGACATGGCCGGGCACGTGACCCATTTCGGGGTCCACGATCACGGGTTCAATAACGTAAGCACTTACGGCAACCTGTGGCGGCTGCTGGGGGAAGGCCGCTTAAAAGCCGATGGCCGCGAAAGGGAATTCTACGAGCTGGCCCTCAAGGCTTCGGGCGCGGTGCAGGCCAAACGCTGGACCAAGATCGCCGGGGGCCGGGGGTTCATCCATTCCTTCAACGGGCCCCATTCGCTTTTCGCCGATACCATCCGTTCGCTACGCTCGTTGGCGTTGGCGCATAAACTCGGCCATGTAGCCATGGACGAGGGGGACGCGAGGATAAGCCTGCTCAAGCGTTTGGTCGAGCATGCCTCGGTGACCGCCGAGTTCAGCCTGTTCTACGGGATGGGCCGTGACGTGTATGATACCCCCGATCAACGCGGCCGCACGGCGCACGAAATCATTTTCAATACCCTGGACGGCCGGTACCGCTGCCCCAATTCGCAGCAGGGCTACTCGCCTTTCTCGACCTGGACCCGCGGTCTGGCCTGGGTGATGTTGGGATACGCCGAGGAGCTGGAATTCCTGCAAACCCTTTCGGATGCGGAGCTCGACGCCGTCGGCGGGCGCGGGGCCGTCGAGGCCATGATGATGAACGCGGCCAAGGCCGCCTGCGACTTCTACATCGCGCATACGCCCACGGACGGCATCCCGTATTGGGACACGGGCGCGCCCAACCTGCATAAGCTCGGGGACTATCTGGCGCGGCCCGCAGAACCCTTCAACGGGCACGAACCGGTGGACTCTTCGGCCGCGGCCATAGCCAGCCAAGGACTGCTACGCTTTGGACGTTTCATGCGCGCCCGCGGCGAAGCGGCGCAGGGGGACAAATACTGGTCGGCCGGAATGACCGTGGCGGATCGCCTTTTGTCCGAACCCTATTTGAGTACCGACCTGGCCCACCAGGGCCTGTTGCTACATTCGGTTTATCATCGCCCGAATGGTTGGGATTACGTTCCCGCCGGGGCTAACATGACCGGGACCAAGGCATCCGGGGATAAGCCGGACGGCAAAGCGACGGACGGCAAAGCGACGGACGGCAAAGTGCCGTATGGCGAATCGAGCCAGTGGGGGGACTATCATTTACGCGAAGTGGGATTGTACTTGCAGCGCATCATCAAGGGCGGGAAGTATTATGCGTTTTATGGAGCGTGA
- a CDS encoding mandelate racemase, translating into MTQMPILHLRLKLESADGALIDGASACGIPPLWFDKAAGKTHADNIQDLSVSLRLALDEYMKLDAAPVWFLHKVAEPTVRKAATAKGLNDLTAGFGVALVDSALIDAACRHAGVTLHAALKANLLGYGAHLADLLPARPLELIAVRHTIGLADPILDSDISEPVNDGLPESLEQVVRRYRTRFFKIKITGDAGASRERLRRIASVLDAQAGDYRATLDGNEQFHDMADFAAFIGAAQADPALRGLWERTLFIEQPVGRAHSLLDAVAEPLAEISRFKPMIIDESDGDDEAVDRALALGYQGISAKNCKGVFRTLHSYMAIKTAEASGKLTPILSSEDLTNVPTLPLQQDLCVAAALGIRHSERNGHHYIVGCDFLSPREREDALRDFPSLYSAREGASPVVRIENGYINAADINLRGFGAATEPDWDALEPVRLPGIPADLIGEGHQEGRNAS; encoded by the coding sequence ATGACCCAGATGCCTATTTTGCATCTGCGGCTCAAGCTGGAATCCGCCGACGGCGCGCTTATCGACGGGGCCAGCGCTTGCGGCATCCCTCCCCTATGGTTCGATAAGGCGGCGGGCAAGACGCACGCCGACAACATCCAGGATCTTTCCGTCTCCCTGCGCCTGGCCTTGGACGAGTATATGAAGCTGGACGCGGCGCCGGTATGGTTCCTGCACAAGGTGGCCGAACCGACGGTGCGGAAAGCCGCCACGGCCAAGGGCCTTAACGATCTCACCGCCGGTTTCGGGGTCGCCTTGGTGGACTCCGCACTTATCGACGCCGCCTGCCGCCATGCCGGCGTTACCCTGCACGCGGCCCTGAAAGCGAACCTGCTCGGGTATGGCGCACATCTCGCGGACCTTTTGCCGGCGCGTCCTCTGGAATTGATTGCAGTGCGGCATACCATAGGCCTGGCCGATCCCATCCTGGATTCGGACATCAGCGAACCCGTGAATGACGGCTTGCCGGAATCCCTGGAGCAAGTGGTGCGGCGGTACCGGACGCGCTTCTTCAAAATCAAGATCACCGGCGATGCCGGAGCCTCGAGGGAACGGCTCCGCCGCATCGCATCGGTGCTGGACGCGCAGGCCGGGGATTATCGGGCCACCCTGGACGGAAACGAGCAGTTCCACGACATGGCCGATTTCGCGGCCTTCATCGGGGCGGCCCAGGCCGATCCCGCGTTGCGCGGCCTATGGGAACGGACCCTGTTCATCGAGCAGCCGGTCGGCCGGGCCCATTCCCTCCTCGACGCCGTGGCGGAGCCCCTGGCGGAGATATCCCGATTCAAGCCCATGATCATCGACGAATCCGACGGCGACGACGAAGCGGTGGACCGCGCCTTGGCCCTCGGTTACCAGGGGATTTCGGCTAAGAATTGCAAAGGCGTGTTCCGCACCCTGCACAGTTACATGGCGATCAAGACCGCGGAGGCTTCGGGAAAACTGACGCCCATCCTCTCCAGCGAGGATCTGACCAACGTACCCACCCTGCCCTTGCAGCAGGACCTGTGCGTAGCCGCGGCCTTGGGGATCCGCCACAGCGAGCGGAACGGCCATCATTATATCGTGGGATGCGACTTCCTCTCCCCCCGGGAACGGGAAGACGCCCTGCGGGACTTTCCCTCGCTTTACTCCGCCCGGGAAGGCGCATCCCCGGTGGTGCGCATCGAAAACGGATACATCAATGCCGCCGATATCAACCTTCGCGGTTTCGGCGCCGCGACCGAACCCGATTGGGACGCTTTGGAGCCGGTCCGGCTCCCGGGGATCCCGGCCGATCTGATCGGGGAAGGCCACCAGGAAGGAAGGAACGCCTCATGA
- a CDS encoding sugar kinase, producing MSLLNVKPATSCRFDQISLGEIMLRLDPGDMRIRTARGFRAWEGGGEYNVARGLRRCFGLRTAVVTAFADNEIGRLVEDFILQGGVDTSFIRWVPYDGLGRATRVGLNFTERGFGARGAVGISDRGHTAASQLKQGDIDWEDVFGRQGARWFHTGGIYAGLSATTPDVIEEAMIAAKRHGTVVSFDLNYRPSLWKQFGGQKRAREVNRRLARYVDVMIGNEEDFTASLGFEVSGTNENLSDLDSADFKSMIGDVVKEFPNFKVIATTLRTVKSASVNDWGAVAWGGGRFHEATLRKDLWIYDRVGGGDSFASGLIYGLMEKSDLAAAVEYGAAHGALAMTTPGDTSMASLAEVEALVKGASARVQR from the coding sequence ATGAGCCTGTTGAACGTTAAGCCCGCCACATCCTGCCGCTTCGATCAGATCTCGCTGGGCGAAATCATGTTGCGCCTGGACCCCGGGGATATGCGCATACGGACCGCCCGCGGCTTCCGGGCCTGGGAAGGCGGCGGCGAGTATAATGTCGCCCGCGGCTTGCGCCGCTGCTTCGGGCTCAGGACCGCCGTGGTCACCGCCTTCGCCGACAACGAAATCGGCCGCCTGGTGGAGGACTTCATCCTGCAAGGCGGGGTCGATACCTCTTTCATCCGTTGGGTACCCTACGACGGCTTGGGGCGGGCGACGCGCGTCGGGCTCAATTTCACTGAACGCGGCTTCGGCGCGCGCGGCGCAGTGGGCATCTCCGATCGGGGGCATACCGCCGCCAGCCAGCTCAAGCAAGGCGATATCGATTGGGAAGACGTCTTCGGGCGCCAAGGAGCGCGCTGGTTCCATACCGGCGGCATCTACGCCGGCCTTTCCGCGACCACGCCGGACGTGATCGAAGAGGCGATGATCGCGGCCAAGCGCCATGGCACCGTCGTCTCTTTCGATCTCAATTACCGGCCCTCCCTATGGAAGCAATTCGGCGGGCAGAAGCGCGCCCGGGAAGTGAACCGGAGGCTCGCGCGATACGTGGACGTGATGATCGGCAACGAAGAGGACTTCACCGCCTCGCTGGGATTCGAAGTATCCGGAACCAACGAGAATCTCTCCGACCTGGACTCGGCCGATTTCAAATCCATGATCGGGGACGTGGTCAAGGAGTTCCCCAACTTCAAGGTCATCGCCACCACCTTACGTACCGTGAAATCGGCTTCCGTAAACGATTGGGGCGCGGTGGCCTGGGGCGGCGGCCGATTCCACGAAGCCACCCTGCGCAAGGATCTATGGATTTACGATCGGGTGGGCGGCGGCGACAGTTTCGCGTCCGGCCTCATCTACGGGCTGATGGAGAAAAGCGATTTGGCCGCGGCGGTGGAATACGGGGCGGCCCATGGCGCCTTGGCCATGACCACTCCCGGCGATACGTCCATGGCGAGCCTGGCGGAAGTGGAAGCCTTGGTCAAGGGCGCATCGGCCCGGGTCCAAAGATGA
- the mnmA gene encoding tRNA 2-thiouridine(34) synthase MnmA, with amino-acid sequence MIERDPMHAPKGALVAVAMSGGVDSSVAALLIQKAGYRAVGITMKLWSPDDKDAAPADACETEGGEKTCCTADSAMDAKRVCDQIGIPHFTLDMREEFEERVIQPFYQAYLAGETPNPCVNCNSFVKWDALWKRAKAVGADYIATGHYAKTAALDGRAFIVRGDAAKDQSYFLWGIPPVTLEKTLFPLANLSKPEVRKLAADAALRTAQKRESMDICFIPDGDYRRFVGERAQAQGADIAPGRMRGPDGKDLGPHQGLPFYTIGQRKGLGSATAAATGPETEPLYVKKLDRATNTLLLGKKSDLDCFGFRADRANFFEPFEGEKECLAQYRYRSPAKPAIVRDEGNGWITVTLKEPGYCVSPGQSAVFYVGDRLIGGARIKETL; translated from the coding sequence ATGATCGAACGCGACCCGATGCATGCGCCCAAAGGCGCCCTGGTGGCCGTCGCCATGAGCGGCGGCGTCGATTCTTCCGTCGCGGCCTTGCTGATCCAGAAGGCCGGCTACCGCGCCGTGGGCATCACCATGAAATTGTGGAGCCCGGACGACAAGGATGCGGCCCCGGCCGACGCTTGCGAAACCGAAGGCGGCGAAAAGACCTGTTGCACCGCCGATAGCGCCATGGACGCCAAGCGCGTCTGCGATCAAATCGGCATCCCGCATTTCACCCTCGATATGCGCGAAGAGTTCGAAGAGCGGGTGATCCAGCCCTTCTACCAAGCTTATCTTGCAGGCGAGACGCCCAATCCTTGCGTGAACTGCAACAGCTTCGTGAAATGGGATGCGCTCTGGAAACGCGCCAAGGCCGTGGGGGCCGACTACATCGCGACCGGACATTACGCCAAAACCGCCGCCCTCGACGGACGCGCCTTCATCGTGCGGGGCGATGCGGCCAAGGATCAGAGCTATTTCCTCTGGGGTATCCCGCCGGTTACCCTGGAGAAGACCTTGTTCCCCCTGGCCAACCTGTCCAAGCCCGAGGTGCGGAAGCTGGCGGCCGACGCCGCCCTCCGTACGGCGCAAAAGCGCGAAAGCATGGACATTTGCTTCATCCCGGACGGCGATTACCGCCGCTTCGTGGGCGAACGCGCGCAAGCCCAAGGCGCCGACATCGCCCCCGGCCGCATGCGCGGGCCCGACGGTAAGGACTTGGGCCCTCACCAGGGTTTGCCCTTCTACACCATCGGGCAGCGCAAGGGCCTGGGTTCGGCGACCGCTGCGGCGACGGGCCCCGAGACCGAGCCCCTTTACGTGAAGAAGCTGGACCGGGCGACCAATACCTTGCTCCTAGGGAAGAAATCGGATCTGGATTGCTTCGGCTTCCGCGCGGACCGCGCCAATTTCTTCGAGCCCTTCGAAGGGGAAAAGGAATGCCTGGCCCAGTACCGCTACCGTTCCCCGGCGAAGCCGGCCATCGTGAGGGACGAGGGTAACGGCTGGATTACGGTAACCCTGAAGGAACCCGGCTACTGCGTGAGCCCGGGGCAGTCGGCGGTCTTCTACGTTGGGGACCGGCTGATCGGCGGGGCGAGGATCAAGGAAACGCTTTAG